Part of the Paenibacillus guangzhouensis genome is shown below.
CTCCTTCATGGGACAATCATTCGGATTGACTTCATGCAATGAAATGCAATTCCAGTATACCATTCATCAGAAATGGACAAAAGGACAGGTGAAAAATTCATGCAACAACCATTACAACAAACGTGGGATTTAGAATCCATCTTTGCAGGGGGTTCTTCTTCGGATGCGTTTTCCCAATTTCTAATTCAGATTGAAAGTGATATTAAATCACTGCAAGAACAGCTTACTTCTGGTGCTGGCTCTATGGATGTGAATATATTCAAAACTTCACTTCAATCCCTTCAAGATATTACACTGCGTGTTCGTGAGGCCGGATCCTTCACTTCATGTCTAACAGCAGAGAACCAGAAGGATAAAAAAGCGACGATGCTCGTAGGGCGCGTAACAACAATCAATGCGCAGCTACTGTCCGTCATGACGGTATTCGATGAGCAGATTCGTTCCTTGGATGATGCGGTATGGGGCGAGTGGCTGAAACAGCCGGAAATCGCTGAAGTTGCATTCAATTTGAACGAGCGCCGTGAGTGGGCCAAAGAAAAGCTCTCTCCTGAACTCGAAGCGCTCGCAGGAGATCTTGCGGTTTCCGGTTATCATGCCTGGGGAGAATTGTATAACACGATCGTCGGCAGCGTACAGATTCCTTGGCAGGAAGGCGAGAAGACATTGCAGTTGTCCGCAGGTCAGGCCTACAATAAATTGTCCGATGGCAGCAGCGAAGTTCGTGCCGAGATGTTCAAGAAATGGGAAGAGGCTTGGGGTGAGAAAGCAGACTTCTGCGGCGATGCATTAAACCACTTGGCAGGGTTCCGTCTGAAATTATATGAGAAACGCGGATGGGATTCGATTCTTAAGGAACCGCTTGCCATTAACCGCATGTCTGAAGAGACATTGAATGTCATGTGGGATGTCATCATTAAGAATAAGCCGGTTTTCGTCGAATATCTGAATCGCAAAGCAAAGCTTCTCGGTACGGAACGCCTTAGCTGGGTAGATGTCGAGGCGCCAGTTGGAGCATCGAGCCAATTGATCTCTTATGATGAGGGTGCGAAGATCATTGAAGAGCAGTTCCGTAAATTCAGTCCTAAATTGGCGGATTTCACCGTCCAAGCATTCGAGAAGCGTTGGATTGAAGCCGAAGACCGCGCAGGCAAACGCCCTGGCGGATTCTGTACTTCGCTGCCAGTAAGCAAAGAGACACGGATCTTCATGACGTATGCAGGAACACCATCGAATGTATCGACTTTAGCACATGAGCTAGGACATGCGTATCATCAATATGTGACGGATGGCTTGCCGGCGATGGCGCAAGAATACGCAATGAATGTAGCGGAGACGGCTTCAACGTTCGCAGAATTGATCGTATCTGATTCAGTTGTGAAGATGGCGAAGAATAGCGATGAGAAGCTGGCATTGCTCGAGAATAAAATCCAGAACTCCATCGCATTCTTCATGAATATTCATGCACGATTCCTGTTCGAGACACGTTTCTATGCGAAGCGTAAAGAGGGACTCGTCGGGGTAGAGGAATTGAATGAGCTGATGGTGACGGCTCAGAAGGAAGCTTATTGTGATGCGTTGTCCGAATACCATCCACATTTCTGGGCGTCGAAGCTTCATTTCTACATTACGGATGTGCCGTTCTATAACTTCCCGTACACGTTCGGATATTTGTTCAGCGCGGGAATCTATGCTCAAGCATTGCAAGAAGGCGCAGCATTCGAGCAGCGTTATATCGACTTGCTTCGTGACACAGCACGTATGACCGTTGAAGAATTGGCTCAGAAGCATCTCGGGGTTGATCTGACGAAGCCGGATTTTTG
Proteins encoded:
- a CDS encoding M3 family oligoendopeptidase, with amino-acid sequence MQQPLQQTWDLESIFAGGSSSDAFSQFLIQIESDIKSLQEQLTSGAGSMDVNIFKTSLQSLQDITLRVREAGSFTSCLTAENQKDKKATMLVGRVTTINAQLLSVMTVFDEQIRSLDDAVWGEWLKQPEIAEVAFNLNERREWAKEKLSPELEALAGDLAVSGYHAWGELYNTIVGSVQIPWQEGEKTLQLSAGQAYNKLSDGSSEVRAEMFKKWEEAWGEKADFCGDALNHLAGFRLKLYEKRGWDSILKEPLAINRMSEETLNVMWDVIIKNKPVFVEYLNRKAKLLGTERLSWVDVEAPVGASSQLISYDEGAKIIEEQFRKFSPKLADFTVQAFEKRWIEAEDRAGKRPGGFCTSLPVSKETRIFMTYAGTPSNVSTLAHELGHAYHQYVTDGLPAMAQEYAMNVAETASTFAELIVSDSVVKMAKNSDEKLALLENKIQNSIAFFMNIHARFLFETRFYAKRKEGLVGVEELNELMVTAQKEAYCDALSEYHPHFWASKLHFYITDVPFYNFPYTFGYLFSAGIYAQALQEGAAFEQRYIDLLRDTARMTVEELAQKHLGVDLTKPDFWQKAVDLAIADVREFMAMTE